TTTCGGTATTTCATGCCCTTTACCGCCATCACGTCGGCCGCCCTGCTGCTCACCGCCTGCGGTTCCGGCTCCGGCGGTACGGGCGGTACGGACGCCCCGGGAGTGGCGGCCAAGAACGCCGGGATACCCACCACCGACGTCGTCTCCGCCATCCGGAAGGACCCGGCCGTGGCGAAGCTGCTGCCCGCCGGCACCACGAGCCTGACCGTCGCGGTCAGCGTCGGCGGCACCCCGCCCGGCACCGCCTATCTGGGCGACGGCAAGACCCTGACCGGTCAGGACGTCGACTTCACCAAGGCGGTGGCCCGGGTGCTCGGCATCGAGCTGAAGGTGGAGCAGGCGAGCTTCGACGCGATCCTGCCCGCCCTGGACAGCGGCAAGTACGACTTCGGCGCCAGCAACTTCGGCGTCACCGACGAGCGCCGCAAGACCGTGGACTTCGTCACCTACGTCAACGACGGCCAGGGCTTCGCCACCCGCGCGGACAGCGACCTGGCGAAGATCACCGACCTGAGGCAGCTGTGCGGCCTGAACGTGGCGACGGGCGCCGGCACCACCTTCGAGGCCACGCTGGAGCGCGGCAAGCACGTGTGCACCGACGCGGGCGAGAAGGCGTACCGGGTGCAGACCTACGGCGAGACGAGCGCGGTGTGGTCCTCGCTCCAGCAGGGCCGCAGCGACGTGGTGATGTCCACGATCAACGGCCTGCGCTACGCCGTCGCCCATCAGGACGGCCTGAAGTTCCTCAACGAGTACCACCGCCTGGACGTCGGTTTCGCCTTCAAGAAGGGCTCGAAGCTGGCGCCGGCCTTCCAGGCGGCCGTCAACAAGCTGCTCTCCGACGGCTCCTACGAGCGGATTCTCAAGAAGTGGGGGACGACCGGCTCGGCGATCGAGGAGTCCCGCGTCAGCCCGCCGGAACAGCGGAGCTGAACAGCGTCACCGAACAGCGCAACTGACGGCCAAACGGGCCCCGGCGACCGGCCGGGGCCCGTCTGAGTGCCTGTCAGGATCACCCGGACGCACCTCTTCTCACCCGTCCGCCGCGAACAATCATATTTCACTCTCAGTCAGCAGCGGTGTGAGTCACGACCCTTGGGGCACAAGGACTCTCGACGGATCGGCTGTGCACCAGTACCGTCACAAACCCCCCGCGCGGCGTCTATCCACTTGGCGCACCGTCCGCATCATGGATGACCATAGGGATGCGGAAAGCAAGAAAGACCGCTGTGAGAGGAGGCGTCCATGGGATCGGTACGCAAGGCGAGTGCATGGCTCGGCCTCGTCGACGACAACGATGACGAGCGCTACTACGACGACGACTACTCCGAGGGCACCGAGTCCGGGGACGCCTGGGTCACCGACCCGCGCGTGCGGGTGGCCACGGACACCGCCGAGGAGAAGGGCCGCCGGATCGGCACGGTGACCCCGGACAGCTTCCGGGACGCCCGCGCCATCGGCGAACTGTTCCGGGACGGGGTCCCGGTCATCATGAACCTCACCAACATGGAGCCCGGCGACGCCAAGCGGGTCGTGGACTTCGCGGCCGGGCTCATCTTCGGGCTGCGCGGCTCGATCGACCGCGTGTCCAACCGCGTGTTCCTGCTCACCCCGGCCGACACGGAGATCATCAGCGGCGAGGCGTCCGCGCACCGCTCCGACGGCTTCTTCAACCAGAGCTGAGGCAGGGCCGCTCACCGGCCCCGCCCTGCCAGGGGGCTCACCGGAAGGCGTCCAGCCCGGTGAGCGCCTTGCCCAGCACCAGCTGGTGCATCTCGACGGTGCCCTCGTAGGTGAGCACCGACTCCAGATTGGTCGCGTGCCGCATCACCGGGTACTCCAGGGAGATCCCGTTGGCACCGAGGATCGTCCGCGCCGTACGGCAGATCTCGATGGCCTCGCGGACGTTGTTGAGTTTCCCGAAGCTGACCTGTTCCGGACGCAGCCGCCCGGCGTCCATCCGCCGCCCCAGATGGTGGGCGAGCAGAATCCCCTTGTGCAGCTCCACGGCCATGTCGGCGAGCTTGGCCTGGGTGAGCTGGAAGCCGCCGATGGGCCGTCCGAACTGCTCCCGTGACGTCGCGTAGTCCAGGGCCGCCTCGAAGCTGCTGCGGGCGGCGCCCATCGCGCCCCACACGATGCCGTAGCGGGCGTGCGAGAGACAGCTGAGCGGTCCGCGCAGCCCGGTGGCCTCCGGCAGCACGGCGCTGCCGGGCAGCCGTACGCCGTCCAGGACCAGTTCGCTGGTGACCGAGGCGCGCAGGGACCACTTGTGCTTGATCTCCGGCGCCGAGAAGCCGGGGCTGTCGGTGGGCACGACGAAGCCGCGGATGCCCTCCTCCGTCTGCGCCCAGACCACGGCCACCCCGGCGACCGAACCGTTGGTGATCCACATCTTGCGGCCGCTGAGGACCCAGTCGCCGCCGTCACGCTTGGCGTGGGTGCGCATCGAGGCGGGGTCGGAGCCGTGGTCGGGCTCGGTCAGCCCGAAGCAGCCGATCACCTCGCCGGCCGCCATGCGCGGCAGCCACTGCCGCTTCTGCTCCTCGCTGCCGAACCGGTGGATGGCGTACATCGCCAGGGAGCCCTGCACGGAGACCAGCGACCGGATGCCCGAGTCGGCCGCCTCCAGCTCCAGGCAGGCCAGGCCGTACTGCACGGCGCTCGCGCCCGAGCAGCCGTACCCGGTGAGCGACATGCCGAGGGCGCCGAGCGCGCCCAGTTCGCGGGCGAGGTCCCGGATGCCGGGCAGCTCGCCCTTCTCGTACCAGTCGGCGATGTGCGGCAGGACACGGTCGGCCGCCCAGCCGCGGACCGTGTCCCGGATCGCCAGGTCCTCAGGTTCCAGCAGATCGTCGATGCCGAGCGGGTCGGCGGCATCGAACGGGGGCAGCTTCGCGGACGCGGACATGGGACACCCTCCGGAACGGGAACGCGACAAAACTAGCAGCGCTAGTTACGGCTCTCCGGCCGACGTTACGGCGGAGCGTCCCACACGTCCAGAGCGGACCGGCAGGGTGGCCCATGCCAGGGGCGCGCTCTCCCGTACCGCCCGGCAAAGCCGGGGGTCAGGCGGTGACCCGTGGTTTGGCCGTGGCCGGCTCCGCCTCCCGGGGGGCCGGCAGCTCCACCTCGCCGCCGTCCGGTTCCTCGCCGCACTGCATGACCCACGGCAGCCGCAGTGCCAGCAGCGCGCCCAGCAGCAACAGCCCCGCGCTCACCAGCAGCGTCACATGCAGCCCGTGCACGAAGGAGTCGCGCGCCGCCCGGCGCAGCGCGGCACCGGCGCCCCCGCCGAGCCGCCCGGCCACCTCATATGCCTCGCCGAGCGAGTGGCCCGCCGCGTCCGCCGCGGGCCGGGGCACGCCGGGTACCGCGCGGAGCCCCGGGGCGTAGGCCGCGTTCATCACACTGCCCAGCAGCGCGATGCCGATGCCCGCGCCGAGCTGGTACGACGTCTCGCCGATCGCCGCCGCGCCACCGGCCCGGCCGGCCGGGGCCTCGCTCAGCATCGACTCGTACGCGCCGAAGAGGGTGGTCTCCAGACCGAAGCCCAGCAGCACGAACCCGGCCAGCAGCAGCGGCGGGTCGTCGGTGCCGCCCATCGCGGTCAGGATCAGCACCGCGGCGGCCGTCAGGCAGAACCCGGCGCACACCATCCGGCGCGGTCCGAAGCGGCGCAGCACGCGGGCGCCCGCCAGGCCCGCCGCCATCGCCGCGACGGTCAGCGGCAGCAGCCTCAGCCCGGTCTCCAGCGGGGACAGCCCGAGCACCAGTTGCAGGTACTGCGCGGCGACCAGCTCCAGGCCGACCAGCGCGAGCATGGCCAGCACGATGCAGCCCACCGAGGTGCCGAACGCGGGCCGGGCGAACATGCGCAGCTCCACCAGCGGGTGCGGGCGGTGCCGCTGGCGCCGTACGAAGAGGAAGAGGAGGGCGGCGCCGGCCAGCAGGGGCAGCACGGTGACCGGGCTCGCCGCCGCCTCCCCGCCGCCGAGCCGCTTCACCCCGAGGACGCAGCCGAAGAGCCCGCCCGCCGCGAGCAGCGCGCCGGTCACGTCCCAGGGGCCGCCGTCCGTGCCCCGCGACTCCGGCAGCAGCATCCGGCCCACCGGAAGGCTGACCAGCATCAACGGGATGTTGACCAGGAAGACCGAACCCCACCAGAAGTGCTCCAGCAGGAACCCGCCGAGCAGCGGCCCGACCGCCGCGCCGACCGCCGCCACCGCGCTCCAGACGCCGATGGCGAGGGCGCGCTCGCGCCGGTCGGGGAAGACCTGCCGGAGGATCGACAGGGTCGCCGGCATGATCATCGCGCCGCCGGCGCCGAGCAGCGCGCGGGCGAGGATGAGCATCGGCGCGCTCCCGGCGAACGCGGCCAGGGCGGAGGCGACGCCGAAGAGGCCGTAGCCGAGCAGCAGCACCCGTCTGCGGCCGACCCGGTCCCCCAGGGTGCCGAAGAGGATCAGCAGCGAGGCGCAGACCAGCGGATAGACGTCGACGATCCACAGCAGTTCCACGGCGCCGGGCCGGAGGTCCTCGGTGACGGCGGGGACCGCGACGTGCAGCACGGTGGCGTCGAGTGCGACGAGCAGCAGGCTCGCGCACAGGACGACGAGGACGACCCACCGGTCGGCACCGGCCCCGGCCGCCCGACGATGCCGCCCTACGGCAGCCGTGGTCGTCCCGGACATGTACGTACCTCCCAGATGATCCCTCGCGCGGGGCGGACCGACGGGGTGGGGACTGCCCGTCGTACGGCCGGAGCGAGCGGTGTCTCCGGCCCGCGCGAACCCACGCGAGTGACTCGTCAGCGTACGCGAGTCGGCCGTGCGGACACGTGGCGGACCTCTCACACGCGCGAGGCAACCCGTGTGGCGTACCGCACGCCACCAGCCCTTGACCGTGACCCGGCGGCCGGTTCGGTGCGCGGCGCGGTCGATAATCGAGCCCGTGAGCGATCTTGACACGCGCGTGGTCCCGGCCCGCGCCCCCCTCCTCCGCCGGGCGGCCCCGGCCCTGCTGGGCTACGCGGCGGTCCGCGCCCTGGGGCTGGCGGTGCTGGCCGGGTGGAGCGCGGCGCGCGGCAAGAGCGCCTACACGCTGCTG
This sequence is a window from Streptomyces rubradiris. Protein-coding genes within it:
- a CDS encoding ABC transporter substrate-binding protein, which encodes MPFTAITSAALLLTACGSGSGGTGGTDAPGVAAKNAGIPTTDVVSAIRKDPAVAKLLPAGTTSLTVAVSVGGTPPGTAYLGDGKTLTGQDVDFTKAVARVLGIELKVEQASFDAILPALDSGKYDFGASNFGVTDERRKTVDFVTYVNDGQGFATRADSDLAKITDLRQLCGLNVATGAGTTFEATLERGKHVCTDAGEKAYRVQTYGETSAVWSSLQQGRSDVVMSTINGLRYAVAHQDGLKFLNEYHRLDVGFAFKKGSKLAPAFQAAVNKLLSDGSYERILKKWGTTGSAIEESRVSPPEQRS
- a CDS encoding cell division protein SepF, coding for MGSVRKASAWLGLVDDNDDERYYDDDYSEGTESGDAWVTDPRVRVATDTAEEKGRRIGTVTPDSFRDARAIGELFRDGVPVIMNLTNMEPGDAKRVVDFAAGLIFGLRGSIDRVSNRVFLLTPADTEIISGEASAHRSDGFFNQS
- a CDS encoding acyl-CoA dehydrogenase family protein encodes the protein MSASAKLPPFDAADPLGIDDLLEPEDLAIRDTVRGWAADRVLPHIADWYEKGELPGIRDLARELGALGALGMSLTGYGCSGASAVQYGLACLELEAADSGIRSLVSVQGSLAMYAIHRFGSEEQKRQWLPRMAAGEVIGCFGLTEPDHGSDPASMRTHAKRDGGDWVLSGRKMWITNGSVAGVAVVWAQTEEGIRGFVVPTDSPGFSAPEIKHKWSLRASVTSELVLDGVRLPGSAVLPEATGLRGPLSCLSHARYGIVWGAMGAARSSFEAALDYATSREQFGRPIGGFQLTQAKLADMAVELHKGILLAHHLGRRMDAGRLRPEQVSFGKLNNVREAIEICRTARTILGANGISLEYPVMRHATNLESVLTYEGTVEMHQLVLGKALTGLDAFR
- a CDS encoding MFS transporter, which produces MSGTTTAAVGRHRRAAGAGADRWVVLVVLCASLLLVALDATVLHVAVPAVTEDLRPGAVELLWIVDVYPLVCASLLILFGTLGDRVGRRRVLLLGYGLFGVASALAAFAGSAPMLILARALLGAGGAMIMPATLSILRQVFPDRRERALAIGVWSAVAAVGAAVGPLLGGFLLEHFWWGSVFLVNIPLMLVSLPVGRMLLPESRGTDGGPWDVTGALLAAGGLFGCVLGVKRLGGGEAAASPVTVLPLLAGAALLFLFVRRQRHRPHPLVELRMFARPAFGTSVGCIVLAMLALVGLELVAAQYLQLVLGLSPLETGLRLLPLTVAAMAAGLAGARVLRRFGPRRMVCAGFCLTAAAVLILTAMGGTDDPPLLLAGFVLLGFGLETTLFGAYESMLSEAPAGRAGGAAAIGETSYQLGAGIGIALLGSVMNAAYAPGLRAVPGVPRPAADAAGHSLGEAYEVAGRLGGGAGAALRRAARDSFVHGLHVTLLVSAGLLLLGALLALRLPWVMQCGEEPDGGEVELPAPREAEPATAKPRVTA